The window GCCCTAAAGGTTGCTCGGCAAAAAGAGCTTAAGTTGTTTCGACTTGTCTACGAAGTCGGTATCAGACATATATCGTGCCCGATAGCGCGGTTTACCATCCATCGAGCGGACGGTAACTTCACCTTCTGTAATGAGCGTTGCGAGAGCCTCTTTGTACATAGAGGCGGTGGCAGGTGTGCCATTGCAAGTTTCTGCGAACAACCTCGAAAATGGCTTGGGGTCGGGCTGCTCGAAGATACAGCGAGCAAGTTGGATAACGAGTTCCTTGTCTGACTTGGCGCGCGCTACGTCGTCGAACTTAAACCCGCCGTCAAATTCCTGCAGGAACCCCATAGTTTGTGGAGCAAGCATGTTCAGCCCTGGGCCGCCGTAGTGCATGAAATGATTGCTATGCTGCCAGTGGACTTGCTTCATCACATCTTGCGCACGGTGATGCTGCGACAGATGGACTAACCAGTATTCTCCGTGACCAGCACCCGTGCCGCGAATGAAGAACGGTGTGAAAAAGTCTGCGCCGCATCCTTCTACCAGAGCTTCATACAGTGCTGCCTGAATGAATCGACGCCAGTCGGCTTCGTCGCGTTTGATCTCCTCAATGGAACGCCCGCCCAAGTGCTTGAATATATCGATTCGAAGCGTCGACGAAATCTTTCTCGCGAGCTCGTCGTTCGTATATGTCGCAAAAGACGAGACATGGAACGTCAGAATAACCTCCGCATCACGAGCACTGGCGAAGATATGTTGGATAAGTGCTGTAGGTACCTCGGTGTAGCCGTACTGGTCCAAAAAGAAAAGCACCGTTCCGGAACGAGGAGTATGCCGCACAACGCTGGCAAGAACGTCACTAACGGCTGAACCAAAGTCGGCGTGCAGGATGTGGATCGTTTTACCTATCGCCTGTTCGTACCCTCGCTCTTTCAGGACATCGCGCAAGTGGTTGAGAGCCTTCTTGTCCTTGTCAATAAAGATGAACTGGACGTCAAAGAGAATCTGCTTAGGACGCTCTCGATTGATCTTCAACGATGCTTCTTCAACTGCCTGGAGGATGCGGATAGGCGAACCATCAACGAGTTCGCTCGTTCCTTCGAGATGATATAAACCCCCTCCACAAAATCCATCGACCAGCGTAATCCGGATTCTGTCACGGCCGCGTGCATTTAGCAGACGCTGCTGGAAATAGCGGATGAGGTAGTCGACCAGAACTTGATGTTTAGTCTGGCTATGCGGTTCGAGCGTGGCCGGGCCGTTACTCCAATCGTAGTGACTTTTTGCCAAGTGAGGACCTTCGAAAGAGATTGAGCGGACTACAGGACGGTGCTCGGAAACTGATCCCAGTGCTTGCCGGCCAATATCCGGCCTGCCTTGCCCTTGCCGATGGCTGCAACCGAGACCTCTGAACCGTCCTTTCGAATGACATGAATCGGGGTGCCCTTCTTCATGACGTCGACTACCTGCTCAACAGGTGCCCAGTGACCCCATTGCTTGAAATGGAAGGGTACTTTCGCCTTCGCGCACTGACGCTGCAATGCGGCCGGCCAAGCCGGATCCATCGGCCGAGAGTGCGGACCAGATTCGCCGCCGGCGATTACCCAGTCAACGCGATTTCCGATTTCATTTCGAACGAGATATTCGGAAAGGTCAACAGCTGACAGAAGCGGTTCGCACGATAGAAATCTGACCGAAGGAGAGGAGAATTCTAGAAGGTGTTTTATTCGCTTTTTTGCAGTCGCCTGATCTTCCACGGTGGTGCCGAGCCACACATGCTTCGGAAATTCATACCCTTTTGGTAGCTGCTTCCGAACCAGATGAATGCGCTTCGTTAGTAGCAGCCAGTCCAGATTTGGCGTCTTTTCAATGAGGTCAAGTAAACGCCGCCGTTCTGCAATCAGATCCGACCTGTTCTCAAAAATGTCGGCCATCGATGCGCAGAAAACGCGTCTGCGAACCTTATCTCGCGCAGCGTCCTTATCCCACCTTAAGGGCTCCTTCCAGTGAGCATCACTGAAGAAGCGACGAGGGGTGTGAGGACCCCATAGACCTTCTCCCAGGCGCTTTGCCCAGGTCTCCGCGTAGCAGTGATCACACGCGGCCGATACCTTGACACATCCCCACCACGGATTGAAGGTGTGGTGCGTCCATTCGATGCGAGAGTCTTTTCCCATTGCCGGCGACCTGTTTCCAGTTGGAGTGACATTGTACTCGTCACGATTCGGCGGCAAAAGGATGTCCGACGTTCAGTCAATCGGGCATCCCCGCCTAGGCAGATCGCTGCTCAGTCTAGCTCTAATCAAGCCGAGAAGTGGGTATCCGATGCCGAATGAAAGACGTGCGATAGCCATTTGGGGGAGATTGTCGTTTGAGTCCAGAAGCTTATATATTGGCCAGGTGCATCCTCAAACAACAACTGAAAAATACAAGGGAAGAACAGAGTGGAAACCGACGATAAAATTGCGATGGATCCGGTCGACGGACTCCCGGCCATGGTTGTGGGACGTTGGGTAACGGAGGAGAAGCATCAAATCATCAAACGATACATCGATGCATCTTGGGCGGCGCGGCAGAAATTTACGAGCCAGCGAACATATATCGATTTGTTTGCCGGAACTGGACGGGTCAAGATCAAGCACACTCAATCATTCCTAGATGGTGGACCGCTCGCGGCATGGCGAATCGCCCAGCAAAGGCGAGGGGCGTTTTCAGACTTTTTCGTCGCGGATGCAAACTCTGAATATCTAACAGCGTGCGATGCGCGCCTGCGCGGCCTTGGGGCGCCAGTCAGGTCAAAGGTAGGGCGGGCGGATGAAACCATCGACTGGGTGATGCCGCAGTTGTCCCAAAGTGGACTCCATTTGGCGCTGCTAGATCCTTTTAACGCCGGTCATCTTCACTTTTCCATTATTGAGGCGCTCGCTACCATGCCGGCAATGGATATCGTGGTTCATCTAAGCACAGGCGACATACAGCGCAACATCGCGTCGGGTCTCGAGGCCGAGCAATCGCCGTTGGACAAATTCGCCCCGGGCTGGCGAGACGTAGTTAAGAAGCAGAGTTCGAAGCAGACGATGCGCAACGCATTTATCCAATATTGGACGAGTTTGATCAAAAAGGCGGGTATGAACGTGTGCGACACCATGTACCCCGTGAGGAATAGCAAGGAATCGACGATGTACTGGCTATGCCTGCTGTCCCGGCATTCGTTGGCGGAAAAATTGTGGCGCGTAGCTTGCCAATTCGAAACTCGCAACCTTTTCTAAGATAAGGTCGAGCTAGCTCGAAGCATCGGATACGACCGTGAACGAGCGCGAATAGGTCGCAGCGCTGGATGGGCCGGGCGAAGCGGAATTCCAAATATTGCGAAGAAACACCACAAAATTTTTTCCGGCGTTTCAAGTCCAACCCTCATGCATCGCATCACGCAAGGGGGCAGTATGACTTCGCGCAGAATGAACGCAGTCATTCCGCGACGGGATCGCTTCAGGGCGCTGCGTGGCATAGGCGCCTGCGTCCTGATGCTGACGCTCAGCGCCTGCATCCAACCCTGGGACCGCTTTCACCCAGGCGAGCCCGAATCGGCCGTCACTGCGGCCCTGGGTCAGCCGAAAGAAACCTACGACCTGCCGAACGGCGGCAAGCGCGTGATGTGGCCGACGCAACCGATGGGCGAAACCACCGTCGCCGCCGATATCGATCCAAGCGGAAAAGTCGTCAGCGTTCGCCAAGTGCTGCAACCCTTGGAGTTTTATCGTGCGGAACCCGGCAAGTGGACACGCGCCGACGTGCTGGTCAATTTCGGCCGGCCGGAAGAGACGATGTATCTGCCGCTCGTCAAACGCGAGATCTGGACCTACCGGTATGAAGAAGACAACACCTGGTACCAGCTCTTCCACTTCTATTTCGACGACGCGGGCGTGCTGCGCTCGACGCAAAAGAGCCCCGACCCGCTACACGACCATCCCGACAACGAGAATATGAACTGAGCGGCGTCAGTCCGAGGCCGGGTGATGAGCCGGCCTCGGGTTGCGCCGAAACGCGCTTGCGATAACGCGCGTGAAGCGCGAGCGGGCGCTAGTGGTTACTCGAATGGTCGCGATCGTCGCCGCCGCCGTGCTGCTCGTTGCCGCCACGTGGGGCGGGCTGTCCGCCCGGGTGGGCCATCTGGCCTTGAGGGCTGCCCATCGCATGCGCAGGTTGCTGCGGCTGTTGCGCCGGTCCGTGAGCGTAGCCCGGTTGCTGCGCCGGCCCATGCCCGTACTCCGGTTGTGGATGTGGCTGCTCCGGCCCGTGGGTATAGCCAGGCTGCGGCTGCGGATGTTCCTGCGGCCCATGTCCGGAGCCCGGTTGTGGCTGCGGCTGCCCACCTTCACGAATCACCGGCCTCGGGTTCAAAGCCGGCCCACCCTGCGGGGGCGGCCCGCCATGTGGCGGCGGGTGATTGGCCCAGCGGTCCCGATCGTGGTACCACGGCCGGTCGTAATAATAGCGGTCCCAATAGCTGCCGAACGAGAACACCACCACCGGCACCCCGATCTGCACGCCGTACGTCATGATCGGCACTTCCGAGCCTTCATAGGGATAGCTCAGATATCCGCCGTAGACCCATCCGCGAAACTCGGACGTTGAGACGTCGCACCAGCTGTAATCGGATACGCAGCCGTTCACGGCAAGCTCCACTCCGGGCGGCAGTTCCGCGACGACCGGGTAGTCCGAAGCGGGACCGGCGTACACGTAGACCGGTTGCGTCGTGTACGCCGCCGATTGCGCGAACGCCGCGCCGGATAGCGCCATCAAGCAGGCGCTTGCCACGGCGGTGCGAATGACGGTTTTCTTTTGCATGTTGCCTCCCTCGGAAAAGCGGCTGCCTGTACGTCTTATGTGTGATGAGTATCGCCCCGCAAAATCGACGGTTCTATCGCGCCGACACATTCCTTTGACATGTCTAGTGTCTGCTGAATTGCATGCGGCTGCCCGGCCAATTACCGTTTGTCAGCTTTCTTACGATTGAGCAAATTCCGTGCTGCGCCGCTCACGCTTCGAGCTGTTCGAAGAGCCAGTCCTGGAAGCTGCGCAGCTTGGGCAGGTCCGCGCGCGACTTGAGCAGGTTAAGCGTGTAGCCGTGAACCTTCAATCCCTCCATCCCCAGCGGCGCGACGAGCCTCCCCGTTTCCAGCTCGCGTTGCACGAGCAGCAGGCTTTCCAGGCACACCCCCAATCCATCCACCGCCGCGCTGATCGACATGAACGAGCGGTCGAAGCGCGGTCCGCGCGTGATGTCGAGACGCGTCTTGCGATTCAGCCGCATCCAGTCGCGCCACCCGACGAGGCAGCTTTCGCTATGGATCAGTGTGTGGTGCTGCAAATCGGCGGTCGTGCGGATCGGCTGCTCGCCGTCGGCAAGCTGCGGCGCGCACAGCGGCACGATCGTTTCGGGCGGCAGCTCCAGCACGATCGTGCCGACCGGCTGCAACTTGCGCGCGCCGTAGCGGATGTCGACGTCGACGGCCTCCGTGCCCAGGTCCGCGGGGTCTGACGATGCGTTGAGCCGCACGTCGATGTCGGGATTGAGCGCGGAAAAGCGCGCGAGGCGCGGCATCAGCCATTGCGTCGCGAAGCTCGGCGTGGCGTGCACGGTGAGGATGTCGCTTTTCGCGACGCGGCCGATGTTGCGCGTCGCCGCATCGATGCGTGCGAAGGCGGCGGCAATCTCCTCGGCGTATTGGCGTCCCGAGTCGGTCAAGACGACCGCGCGATGCACGCGATGAAAGAGCCGCACGCTCAATTGCTCTTCGAGAAGCTTGACCTGGTGGCTGATGGCGGAGGGCGTGACGAACAGCTCGTCTGCGGCAAGCGCGAACGACGAGAGCCGCGCCGCCGCCTCGAACGCCTGAATGGACTTGAGCGTAGTGCGATTGTGCATCACAGCATTCCGATGAATTGAATTCAGCGATACGGCCACTTTAATTCGTTTGAGCGCGAGAACTCAAGGGCCTACGCTTACAACAACTCATACGGAGGAGATCACGGTGACTATGAGCGAAGCCGGACGGACGACCGAATCCGTCCAACTCGCGGAACGCGCATACCGCATCCGCCGCAACGCGCTCTTGATGGGCGAGGTGCAAGGGCAGGGCTACATCGGCCAGGCGCTGGACATTGCCGACGTGCTGGCCACGGCCTACTTTCATGCGATGACATACCGCGCGGACGACCCCGACTGGGAAGGCCGCGACCGTTTCCTGCTGTCCAACGGCCACTACGCGATTGCGCTCTACGCCGCGCTGATCGAAGCGGGCATCGTCCCCGAAGAAGAGCTGGAAACGTATGGCAGCGACGACAGCCGCCTGCCGATGTCCGGCATGGCGAGCTACACGCCCGGCATGGAGATGTCCGGCGGCTCGCTCGGGCAGGGTCTTACGATCGCGGTCGGCCGCTGCCTCGGATTGAAGCGCAAGGGCTCCGGTTCGTTCGTCTACACGCTGTTTTCCGACGGCGAACTCGACGAGGGCGCGGTGTGGGAGGCGCTCATGTCCGCCGCGCACTGGCAGCTCGACAACCTGATCGGGATCGTCGACGTCAACAACCAGCAAGCCGATGGGCCGTCGACGCAGATCATGGCGTTCGAGCCGCTCGTCGAAAAGCTCGAAGCGTTCGGCTGGTTCGTGCAGCGCGTCAACGGCAACGACCTCGAGGCGGTCGTCGCCGCCTTCGACGCGGCGCGCGCACATCGCGCTCCACAGCCGCGCATGATCGTCTGCGATACGAAGATGGGCTGCGGCGTGCCGTTCCTCGAAGCGCGCGAGAAGAACCACTTCATCCGTGTCGACGCGCACGAATGGCAACTCGCGCTCAAGGCGCTCGAAGAAGGAAAGCAATCATGAGCCAAGCCATCGCACAAAAGCCGCGTCTGAAGACGTCGGCGATGATCGCGTCGATTGCGGGCGAAGGACAGGCCACGCGTTCCGCCCCGTTCGGCCATGCGCTCGTCGAGCTGGCGAAGCAGCGCCCAGAGGTCGTGGGCATGACGGCCGATCTCGGCAAGTACACCGACTTGCACATCTTCGCGAAGGCGTTCCCTGAGCGCTACTACCAGATGGGCATGGCCGAACAGTTGCTGATGGGCGCGGCCGCGGGCATGGCGCACGAGGGTGCGCAGCCGTTCGTCACGACGTATGCCGTGTTCGCGTCGCGCCGCGCCTACGACTTCATCCACCAGACGATCGCCGAGGACAACCTCGACGTGAAGATCGTCTGCGCGCTGCCGGGTCTTACGACGGGCTACGGTCCGAGCCATCAGGCCGCCGAGGACCTCGCGCTCTTCCGCGCGATGCCGAACCTCACCGTGATCGATCCGTGCGACGCGCACGAGATCGAGCAGATCGTGCCGGCGATCGCCGACCATCGCGGCCCCGTCTATATGCGCCTGTTGCGCGGCAACGTTCCGCTCGTGCTCGATCAATACGACTACCGCTTCGAGCTCGGCAAGGCCAAGCTGCTGCGCGATGGCGCCGAAGTGCTGATCGTCTCGACCGGAATCATGACGATGCGCGCGCTCGAAGTGGCGAAGGCGCTCGAACAGGACCGCGTCGACGTGGGCGTGCTGCATGTGCCGACGATCAAGCCGCTCGATACGGTGACGATCCTGCGTGAAGCGCGGCGCTCGGGCCGCCTCGTCGTGGTGGCCGAGAACCATACGACGATCGGCGGTCTCGGCGAAGCGGTCGCGACCACGCTGCTCTGCGCAGGCGTGACGCCGCCGTTCCGTCAGATCGCGCTGCCCGATGCGTTCCTCGACGCGGGCGCGCTGCCGACGCTGCACGACCGCTACGGCATCTCCACGAACGCGATGGCCGACACGATCAAGGGCTGGCTCAGCTAAGCCGCATTCATCACGTCACTTCACTACACGACATTCAGCGCTCGAAGCGCACCCTATCAGGAGACTTCAACATGTCAGAGTCGACACTTCTTGCCGGCAAGGTCGCCGTCATCTCGGGCGCGGCCTCGCCGCGCGGAATCGGCATGGCCACGGCGCGCATGTTCGCCGCCCACGGCGCGACGGTCGCGATCCTCGATCTCGACGAGCGCGCGGCGAGCGAAGCCGCGTCGTCGATCGGCCCGGCGCATCGCGGCTACGCCTGCAACGTGACCGACCGGCAGGCGTGTCACGCCGCGGTCGAGCGCGTGGTCGCCGATCTCGGCAAGATCGACGTGCTCATCAACAATGCGGGCATCACGCAGCCGGCCAAGCTGCTCGACATCGATCCGGAAAGCTGGGACCGCATCCTCGACGTGAATCTGCGCGGCGTGCTGTATCTCTCGCAAGCGGTCGTGCCGCAGATGAAGAAGCAGGGCAAGGGGTCGATCGGCTGCATGTCGTCGGTGTCGGCGCAGCGCGGCGGCGGCATTCTCGGCGGCCCGCATTACTCGGCCGCGAAGGCCGGCGTGCTGGGGCTCGCGAAGGCAATGGCGCGCGAGCTCGGCATCGACGGCATCCGCGTGAACTGCGTGACGCCCGGCTTGATCCAGACCGACATCAACGCGGGCAAGATCAGCGACGACAAGCGCGGCGAAATTCTGGCCGGCATTCCGCTGAACCGCCTCGGCGTGCCCGATGACGTAGCCGGCGCGTTCCTGTTTCTAGCTTCGGATATCTCGTCGTACATCACGGGCGCCGTGATCGACGTGAACGGCGGCATGCTGATCCACGGCTAAGCGCGGAGCGGCAGATCGTCCGGCCTGCGTTTGACGGAGGAGACACCGGACGATCGCTTTGCGGCAATGGCGGTAAAGGCGGCATACGCGCGTCGCCAGAAAGCGCTACATCACGACATTACACAGCACAACAAGAATGAAAACCCATATTGGAGGAGCACATCATGACGACCCAGTCGAATGCTCGAGGCGGCATCGATCGCCGCACGTTTCTGAAGGCCGGTGCCGCTTTGAGCGTGGCGGCGCCGTTCATCGGCATGTCGCGGCGCGCCTCGGCGGCCGAGTTCTCGTATAAGTTCGCGACGGGCCAGGACCCGTCGCACCCCGTCAACATCCGCGGCAAGGAAGCGCTCGACCGGATCCGCGAGGCCACCAACGGACGCCTCGACATCAAGCTGTTCCCGGCCAATCAGCTCGGCTCCGATACCGACCTGCTCTCGCAGGTGCGCAACGGCGGCGTCGAGTTCTTCAATCAGGCGTCGTCGATTCTCGCGACGCTCACGCCCGCTGCCGGCATCGTCAACACCGGCTTCGCGTTCAAGGACTACGACACGGTCTGGCGCGCGATGGACGGCGATCTCGGCAATTACATCCGCGCGCAGATCGCGAAGTCGGGCATCGTCTCGGTGTGCCCGGTGTGGGACAACGGCTTTCGGCAGATCAGCTCGTCGACGCGTCCGCTCAAATCGCCGGCCGACTTGAACGGCTTCAAGATCCGCGTGCCGCAGGCGCCGATGCTGACCTCGCTCTTCAAGGCGCTTGGCGCGGGCCCCACGCCGATCAACTTCAACGAGCTCTATTCGGCGCTGCAGACGGGCGTGGTGGAAGGCCAGGAGAACCCGTTGCCGATCATCGCGACGGCCAAGCTCTACGAAGTGCAGAAGTACATCAGCCTCACGTCGCACGTGTGGGACGGCTACTGGATTCTCGGCAACGTCGCGGCCTGGAACAAGCTGCCGCCGGATATCCGCGCCATCGTGCAGCGCGAGTTCACGCGCGCTGGCATGGACCAGCGCGCCGATATCGCGAAGCTCTCCCAGTCGCTGCGCAACGACCTGAAAGGCAAGGGCATCACGTTCGTCGACGTCGACCGCGAAGCGTTCCGCGGCGCGCTCGCGAAGACTTCGTTCTATGGCGACTGGAAATCGAAGTACGGCGGCGAAGGCTGGGGCATCCTCGAAAAGTACGCCGGCAAGCTCGCCTGAAGGGGACGCCATGATCACGCTCTCTTACCCGCATCATTCGCCGCGGCGTTTCGCGTGCGCGCTCGACGCCGCGCTCGGGCCGCTGGTCGAAATTCCCGCCGCGCTCTTGGTGGTCGCGGAAATCGTCGTATTGCTGGCGGGGGTAACGAGCCGCTATGTGCTGCGCTCGCCGCTCGTCTGGTCCGACGAACTCGCCGAGATCCTGTTTCTATGGCTCGCGATGCTCGGCGCGGTGGTGGCCTTGCGCCGTGGCGAGCACATGCGGATGACCGCCGTGGTGGGCATGTGCTCGCCCGGCGTGCGTGCGTTCCTCGACATGGTCGCTATCGCGGCGCCGCTCGCGTTTCTCGGGCTCGTCATGTGGCCGGCCGTGCAGTTCGCGCAGGACGCATCGATGGTCACCACGCCGGCGCTGAGCCTCTCCGATTCCTGGCGCGCGGCGGCGTTCCCGGTCGGCTCGGGGCTCATGCTGCTCGTGACCGTGGTGCGGCTCATTCGCGAGGCCAACTGGCGCCTCGTGATCGCCGCGCTGGCCGCCGTCTTCGCGATCGGCTGCGCGTTCGTCGCGCTCGGACCGGTGCTGAGCAATCTCGGCAACTACAACCTGCTGATCTTCTTCGTCGGGCTCGTGGCGCTCGGCGTGCTGTCCGGCGTGCCGATCGCGTTCTCGTTTGCGCTCGCGACCTTCGGCTATCTCGCGCTGACGACGAGCACGCCGATGACGGTCGTCGTCGGCCGCATGGACGAGGGCATGTCGCACCTGATCCTGCTGTCGGTGCCGCTGTTCGTGTTCCTCGGCCAGCTGATCGAGATGACGGGCATGGCCGCCGCGATGATCGCGTTTCTCGCGAGTCTGCTCGGGCATGTGCGCGGCGGTCTGTCGTATGTGCTGGTGGGCGCGATGTATCTGGTATCCGGCATCTCGGGTTCTAAAGCCGCGGACATGGCGGCGGTCGCCCCCGTGCTGTTCCCCGAGATGAAGGCGCGCGGCGCGAAGCCGGGCGAACTCGTCGCGCTCCTGGCCGCGACCGGCGCGCAGACCGAAACGATACCGCCGAGCCTCGTCTTGATCACGCTCGGTTCGGTGACGGGCGCCTCGATCTCGGCGCTGTTCACGGGCGGCATGCTGCCCGGCATCGTGCTCGCCATCACGCTGTGCGCGCTCGTGTTCTGGCGCAATCGGCGCGAGGATCTCTCGCACGTGAAGCGCGCCGGCGCTGCCGAAATCGTCCGCAAGCTGCTGATCGCATTGCCCGCGCTGGCGTTGCCGTTCGTGATCCGCATGGCGGTGATTCGCGGGATCGCGACGGCCACCGAAGTCTCGACCATCGGCATCGTGTACACGGTGCTCGCGGGCCTCTTGATCTATCGCCGCTTCGAATGGGCGCGCCTGAAGCCGATGCTGATCGAAACGGCGTCGCTGTCGGGTGCGATTCTGCTCATCATCGGCGCGGCGACGGGGATGGCCTGGGCGCTCACGCAGTCGGGCTTCTCGGGCGAACTCGCCGACACGCTCGCCGGCTTGCCGGGCGGGGCCGCGACGTTCATCGCCGCGTCGATCGTGGTGTTCATCGTGCTCGGCAGCGTGCTCGAAGGCATTCCCGCCATCGTGCTGTTCGGGCCGCTGATGTTCCCGATCGCGAGGCAGTTGGGCATCAACGACATTCACTACGCGATGGTCGTGATTCTTTCGATGGGCGTCGGCCTGTTCGCGCCGCCGTTCGGCGTCGGCTACTACTCGGCCTGCGCCGTGAGCCGCATCCATCCGGATCAAGGCATGAAGCCGATCGCCGGCTACATCGTCGCACTCGTCATCGGGCTCATCGTGGTGGCCGCGGTGCCCTGGATTTCGACGGGCTTCCTGCATCAGTAATCACGCTCGCGCGCCGGCCTTCGGCTTCGGTCGAGGGCGGCGGCGCGCGGCGCTCTCACTCACTCATCGTTTTCAGCAGCGCCGCTTGTTGCGAAGCCGCGCGCAAGGAGCCTTTTTGCCATGTCCACCCTAGACGAAGCCGGAACGCCGCTCGCGAACGCCATCCGCTTTCTTTCGATCGACGCGATTCTGCGCGCGGGCGAAGGGCACCAGGGCGTGCCGCTCGGCATGGCCGAGATCGCCACGGCGCTGTTCACACGCCACCTGAAGTTCAATCCGGCCGACCCGCAATGGCCCGACCGCGATCGCTTCGTGCTCTCGAACGGCCATGGCTCGATGCTGCTGTATTCGCTGCTGTATCTGACGGGCTACGCGCGTATCGATCTCGATCAGATCAAGACGTTCCGCCAGTTCGGCTCGCACTGCATGGGGCACCCCGAATACGATCCGGCATCCGGCATCGAAGTGACGACCGGCCCGCTCGGGCAGGGGATCGCGAACGCGTTCGGGATGGCCGTGGCCGAGGCGTATTTGAACGCGAGGTTCGGCAGCGGCATCGTCGATCACTACACGTATGCGTTCGTCGGCGACGGCTGCCTGCAGGAAGGCATCGGCCAGGAGATGATCTCGCTCGCGGGGCATCTGCGGTTGGGCAAGCTGATCCTGTGCTGGGACGACAACCGCATCACCGACGACGGCAGTACCGAGCTGTCGATCAGCGAGGACGTGCG is drawn from Trinickia violacea and contains these coding sequences:
- a CDS encoding TRAP transporter large permease, producing the protein MITLSYPHHSPRRFACALDAALGPLVEIPAALLVVAEIVVLLAGVTSRYVLRSPLVWSDELAEILFLWLAMLGAVVALRRGEHMRMTAVVGMCSPGVRAFLDMVAIAAPLAFLGLVMWPAVQFAQDASMVTTPALSLSDSWRAAAFPVGSGLMLLVTVVRLIREANWRLVIAALAAVFAIGCAFVALGPVLSNLGNYNLLIFFVGLVALGVLSGVPIAFSFALATFGYLALTTSTPMTVVVGRMDEGMSHLILLSVPLFVFLGQLIEMTGMAAAMIAFLASLLGHVRGGLSYVLVGAMYLVSGISGSKAADMAAVAPVLFPEMKARGAKPGELVALLAATGAQTETIPPSLVLITLGSVTGASISALFTGGMLPGIVLAITLCALVFWRNRREDLSHVKRAGAAEIVRKLLIALPALALPFVIRMAVIRGIATATEVSTIGIVYTVLAGLLIYRRFEWARLKPMLIETASLSGAILLIIGAATGMAWALTQSGFSGELADTLAGLPGGAATFIAASIVVFIVLGSVLEGIPAIVLFGPLMFPIARQLGINDIHYAMVVILSMGVGLFAPPFGVGYYSACAVSRIHPDQGMKPIAGYIVALVIGLIVVAAVPWISTGFLHQ